In Gossypium hirsutum isolate 1008001.06 chromosome D01, Gossypium_hirsutum_v2.1, whole genome shotgun sequence, the genomic window agttaaaagaacataaaagaaaaaaattaaattactcaaaacaaaaaatatagggaccaattgtggAATTTAACCTAGAATTTtagtttgaaatgatgatttatagtgccacgtcagcttaccgttacaccgttaacggtaattaacagctcagtgactaaaatgttacaacacgataacgtaacatttcaaacataagtgactaaatgtaacttgaggcaaacaaaagtgactattttaataatttatccttaatttttatgaaaacattttcaattgttttataatGAGATGCATTGTAGAAATTAAGAATAttgtcaaacaaaaaaaaaatcatatactaTTGCCCTATTCAAgtgaatgaaaaagtaaaaaagaagtaaagaatttgataatatatatttttctccaAATAGTATGTATAAAATCTAAACCAAATACATACCATTTTTTTCGTAAAAGAGATTTGgttgatttatttgtttaatttaattcagAAGCTTACcaataaaagtatcatggagatcCTTATATTAAAAGTTGGATTGTATTTTGTTTCCTTgattaaaaaatgagcaaattagtccctataagttagattaaaaagcaaattaaaatttttattcatttcaaatgttaAAAACTACTCACTGTATGACAAAAAAACATGTAACATGTAATTATCTGATTATTTTATCAATCAtcctaatttttaatagtaaaaattaataaaatttttaacataaaatactaatttaatttttaatctaacgtacaatgactaatttatctattttttaataaaggaaacaaaattaattaaagcGGAAATAAAATTGACATCACCacctttaatataaataaattggcCCCATTCACCAACAAAGGACAAAAGAGTCATTCCAATTTTCCTAGCCATTTATTAAagtccttttccttttcttttctttttattattatttattttcgtaTCTCCTTTTCCCAATCTTTCTATGCATTCATGGCTATTCTGAGAAACAAAAAGAGCAGCAGCGTCTATACCTTCGTATTTTCATTATTTCCCTTACTCTTCTCTATTTCTCATTCCACTTCCATCCATGATGTTCTAGTTTCAAGGGGATTACCAGCAGGGCTACTCCCAAAGGAAGTGAAATCGTATACACTAGCAGAAGATGGAAGCCTAGAAGTATTGTTGGATGGACCATGCTTGACCAAGTATGAAAACAGGGTGTTCTTTGACAGCGTAGTGAGGGCTAACCTTACCTATGGCAGCCTCATTGGGGTGGTTGGGCTAACCCAAGAAGAACTATTCCTTTGGTTACCTGTAAAAGATATCATAGTAGATGACCCTAAATCTGGTCTCATCTTGTTTGACATTGGTGTTGCTCATAAACAACTCTCCTTATCTCTCTTTGAAGAACCTCCTCACTGTAAACCTCAAGGTAAACCATTCTCTTTCCTAATTTTCTCATCTTCCGAAACTGAAAATCTTTTCATTAAAGAAAGTAGGGTCATAGCTTCATTAGTaggattttttattataaattataacttcATTTTGTTGGTGCGTTTAATGTTTAGATAAATTCTGATTTTGTGGTTAGTTAGGTAGGGTTATTATATTCTtagtaaataaaaatgttttttttttcttttgattgtaTCGATAAAAATGAGGTGATATTGATTTAAATTCAAACAGTTAGATATAAtcgtaatttaaaaaaatggattttagattttaatttaattatgtttagaattatttataatcTCTTTTCACtcgtaaataaaaacacaaacaCGTTTTAACATGCTTAAACCTACAATTTTCTGTCTATGCCCGGTGAAAACTCAATCCGCATTACTTACtaacaaaagaaaaatgaatttaaaaatccgttgaaaaaattgaatttaaaattttggttttttaaaagtattttgattCATCTTTTGTATTATTGGGTTATAGTTCAACTAATAATGTGAAGGTTTTGGCAGGGATGTTGAAGAATCAAGGGAGAAAGGAGAAAGGATTGGAGGCTGTGAGATAGAAAAAAAATTCCAAGCACATAATTAAttaggtttttcttttaattacaggTATAATACAAACAATTTTAGTTTCTGTTTAAGAGTTGTAAAGAAGTGTTACTTTCAATCTGGcttccattttcttttgttttaaataGCACaacaaatcattttaaatttatatcattttattagtGTAATAGTAAGatatattacattttataacaAAAATACTCGTTTAAATATTAGAAACAACAAATCTCATAAGTTAatgtaaaatacataaaaatcgatatatcaattttttttataaatttgtagtCTACTTTCAAAATAGAAGATATATTTGATCTTCTAAATATTCGAAGATTCAGATGGTctgaaatatatattaatgtgtcaaagttaaataaaacatttatttctgAGTagtttaatcaaattttaaaccaaagaaaaagaatGATTTACTCAACCATTgagcaaagaaaatgaaaaatgaaaaagccCACCTTCGCCTTCACCACCAAATTTGCTACGCCGGAAAAGTGGGTTTACCATTAAACGAACCCACAAGCAGCTACGTGTAGGGGCGCATGAACCATTTTTGCACCcttctatttatttgtttgttgtttgattttgtttttggCATTATTATCATCAGTCTTTGCATTCCTCTTGGACTTTTccctgttctttttctttttttttttcatttcttaatTCTAGCTAAAACTATTTGATACAAATTTATAGAGATTTTTAGATTTCACAAGTGAGTTGAGAGTGTGATTTAGTGtatagtaaaaatgtaaaaaatttattacataaataaataaatgtgatacTTGTCATATCctttgtcgaaacctttttttttttgtaaaaggggtcgatttaaaaacgaaaatggagtcaccaccaatcttttttatttaggtgtgatcggatcatctcataatttaatcattttaataaaagtttaaatttactaaaacgataaattttttttggtctacaaaatccagaaaacgggttcgggagtcggttacacacgaggaaggattagcaccctcaatatgcccaaaattggtacctagttaattacttaatgtcttaatgtcaaaagttgaaattttaaaaagattttaaaatacgatccttttttattaatgttaattttaaaacTACTTGAATAAATCTAAAAGAATGTTAAAGACCCTCTCGTCTCGAGTTAACgaaatgtcacatcccgtaagttaggacacgacacttGGAACCCttgagaataagcttgcctttaatttgaaatttcatgtattttgaaattttaaaggatattttactatttaggtttaacaagaaaattgaaaccccgtaagttagggtacgatttctcgaatctctaaaacgcgaaatattgccttattttaaaaattttccttttttgaatAATAGCGAATACAATACTTAAACGAGGTGCATTTATTTTATTAGGGATAAAATGTTACATTAATGAAtaacaataatatgaaaatacgAATAAACAAATTATAGGACACATGATGACAATAATCACACAATGTACATCATTTTTAATACCAATTAATAATCAAagacaaatgaaataaaataatataaaaaacaatttaaagtaaataatataaaaagtttaaaataaataatatatgaaaaaatttaaaataaataaataaataacaaatttgcaaaaagttgaaatcaaacaggttagggactaaatcaaaataaaaatgaaatttaaataaaaattatgacaaaataaataaataaggactaaaatataaaaacgCGAAAACACAGAggaccaaataaaataaaataaaaaccaaatccTGGACACGTGTCCATTTTCTAGCGCGTCAGTGAGCCGGGGTACAAAACCGATCATGCGCATACAAAACGTGGATCCCCCAGGAGCGGGTCGAGTCGTGCGCGGGTCGCGTCTAAGCGATGCCATTTACCGTCTGGGGCAAGGGTACAAAACGACAACATTTTGCTGAGactatttaagttaaaaaaattttagaaaaatcatttcagcccatttttttaaaaaaaactttcaaaaacatcTCAAACTCTTTCTCCCTCTCCCCTAAATCCGGCCAATAGGGCCACTGTCCGTCCGTCATGGCCACCGACCGACGACAGCGTTGACCTCAGTGTACGGCGGCCGAAGTCCAAAAACAAAGGGCTATTTCGACCGTTTCGACCTCTTTAAGCCCGTTTTGAGGTTGAAACTTCCTATAATCAAACGAGGATGCCCAGACAAGCAAAGGACCCCTCGACTTCCAGTCACCTTTCATCGGAGGTGCCTACCTCAGACATCCACGACGATGGAGCACAACCCTTAGGTACGCCTATTTtagactttttctttttttattctaagccttcttatttaaaaaaataaaaagaagagagaaaacaTAAAGAAATCAGGAAAAGATCAAAACCACCACCTTTTAAAACTTCTATTCTGCtttttgatttactagtgtgcgtcaaaaaattacaagaagaTGTTGTGGCTTTTTTATAACCGAATTACAAGACCGTTTACTTTTAGTTTTTTGTCGTTTTGCTATTGTTTCTACTGTCTTGCGTGTTCTTGCTTTCTGCCACTGTTGTTGCTGCCATTTTTGTTGTTTCTCTACAGGTTAGGCGTGGTCAACAGAGGGAGGTCAGACCTTGAGACGAGGCGCGGGCGGTGCGCCCGAGGAGGAGCGGCACACATGGGGGCTAGGGTTTCTTCTTTTTTCTAAAAAGATGTTTAGGCTTTGGGCTTGTTGGGCCACTAGGGTTTTTTGTAATTTGGGCCTGTTGGGTTTGTTGTAAATGGACTTGGTATTTGACTTTTTattcatttgattttatttattatttgcatTTAGTCTTGGGCACGGGCAAAATTGGgccattacagctgcccctctttgctcgttgtcgtgtaacgagaatggagcaaatacttttaagaaggactaattttgcccggtcttactGAATTGGGCCATTACATCCTTAACCCGCTTGTGGAGTCTAAAATTCTCCATTAatgatatatcaaataattacatTAATTCTAAAATCATTTGTAATACTAATTCATACTACATTAATAAATGTCATCTTTGGAAAATCAGATTACAAGgtggaaagtaaaaaaaatgtaaatatgaataatttaaataaaaaataattagtttacactagaataaaaaaaatctacaAATGGATTTaagaaattatcattttttttcattttataataacatataataacattttaaaacaatagtttaaaatatgtaaaagtatataattaaaaaataaagattttcttaAAAAGgtcgtttttattttatttgaatttaaagaggtagtttttttttcccaaaataagttaattttttaaatattttggcaTTTACCAAAAGAC contains:
- the LOC107952604 gene encoding uncharacterized protein — its product is MAILRNKKSSSVYTFVFSLFPLLFSISHSTSIHDVLVSRGLPAGLLPKEVKSYTLAEDGSLEVLLDGPCLTKYENRVFFDSVVRANLTYGSLIGVVGLTQEELFLWLPVKDIIVDDPKSGLILFDIGVAHKQLSLSLFEEPPHCKPQGMLKNQGRKEKGLEAVR